The following coding sequences are from one Desulfosporosinus orientis DSM 765 window:
- a CDS encoding response regulator transcription factor has translation MLRIIIADDELPIREWLNYCLKDKKISLEIVGTVADGLQAYELAVKEKPDVVILDIRMPKMDGITAMKNIQKVLPETEFVILTNYADFSYAKQAISCGAKEYILKSELRSSELIEILAKIEKDRYTQQDRQRIADQMEQARSKTLTEYSGNSIDNNKFIKMALNYIHEHFNDSISLAEVASQVYRSPEYFSRLFKEVTGENFSIYLINYRLTQAKKLLTETTLKITDISYRVGYQNPSYFSRLYKKYMGITPEDERRKNWNKAK, from the coding sequence ATGTTAAGAATAATTATTGCCGATGATGAGCTGCCGATTCGGGAGTGGCTGAACTATTGTTTGAAGGATAAAAAAATCAGTTTAGAGATCGTTGGAACTGTGGCAGATGGTTTACAAGCCTATGAGCTTGCTGTAAAAGAGAAGCCTGATGTCGTAATTTTGGATATCCGGATGCCCAAAATGGATGGGATTACGGCGATGAAAAACATTCAAAAAGTACTGCCTGAGACGGAATTTGTTATTCTGACGAATTACGCTGATTTTTCCTACGCAAAACAAGCCATTAGCTGTGGTGCTAAGGAATATATCTTAAAATCCGAATTAAGAAGCTCTGAATTAATTGAGATCCTGGCGAAAATTGAGAAGGATCGCTATACCCAACAGGACAGACAAAGAATCGCTGACCAAATGGAACAGGCGAGAAGTAAAACCCTGACCGAGTATTCCGGCAATTCTATTGATAACAATAAATTTATCAAAATGGCTTTAAATTATATTCATGAGCATTTTAATGATAGCATTTCCCTGGCGGAGGTTGCCAGTCAAGTGTATCGATCCCCTGAGTATTTCAGCCGGTTATTTAAGGAGGTAACAGGGGAGAACTTCAGCATTTACCTGATTAATTACCGGCTAACCCAGGCTAAGAAACTCTTGACCGAAACAACTTTAAAAATAACGGATATATCTTATCGGGTAGGCTATCAGAATCCCAGCTATTTTTCCAGACTTTACAAGAAGTATATGGGAATTACCCCTGAGGATGAGAGAAGAAAAAACTGGAATAAAGCAAAATAG
- a CDS encoding ABC transporter permease produces the protein MMINLLSRTIMMGTPLLFGAIAEVIAERTGMMVTAIEGIFLMGAWAGFVGGYLSGSLTLGFLSAMVAGFLVAGLYGWITIYLKQHQVVTGVAVNILVVGLCSFLYRVIFGVPITPLTVNPLTTIPIPLLSDIPLIGPIFFNQNILTYAIYFLAPLSYYMLYKTSLGLTIRSAGENPEAVDVAGINVLTVRFLTVLFAGLMGGVAGAFYSIGFLGMFTTNIIGGRGWIAFAICFLGNWNPKGAVIGTLAFGFAEAIAVYMQSIGSNALFPNEVFIAMPYIMTIVLTVSRKSFNVPAKLGVSYLKEN, from the coding sequence ATGATGATCAACTTGTTAAGCAGAACAATCATGATGGGGACGCCATTGCTCTTTGGGGCTATAGCAGAAGTAATAGCAGAAAGAACAGGTATGATGGTAACGGCCATTGAAGGTATCTTTTTAATGGGGGCTTGGGCCGGCTTTGTTGGCGGGTACTTAAGCGGCAGTTTGACATTGGGATTTTTATCCGCCATGGTTGCCGGCTTTTTGGTGGCAGGCTTGTATGGATGGATTACAATCTACTTAAAGCAGCACCAAGTAGTCACAGGGGTGGCTGTTAATATTTTGGTCGTGGGTCTTTGTTCATTTTTGTACCGTGTTATTTTTGGAGTTCCAATAACTCCCTTAACCGTTAATCCTTTAACAACTATACCAATTCCTCTGCTTTCAGACATTCCCTTAATTGGGCCCATATTCTTTAATCAAAATATCTTAACCTACGCAATTTATTTTCTGGCCCCCCTATCCTATTACATGCTGTATAAAACCTCTCTTGGCTTAACCATACGGTCTGCCGGTGAGAATCCGGAAGCGGTGGATGTTGCTGGAATCAATGTTCTCACCGTTCGCTTTCTTACAGTACTTTTCGCAGGTCTTATGGGTGGAGTTGCAGGTGCCTTTTATTCCATTGGTTTTTTGGGTATGTTTACCACGAACATTATCGGCGGTCGTGGTTGGATTGCTTTTGCCATTTGCTTTTTAGGAAATTGGAATCCCAAGGGAGCGGTTATTGGTACCTTAGCTTTTGGATTTGCAGAAGCAATTGCTGTTTATATGCAGTCCATTGGCAGCAATGCTTTATTCCCCAATGAAGTTTTTATTGCCATGCCCTATATTATGACAATCGTTTTAACCGTTTCCAGAAAATCATTTAATGTACCGGCTAAATTAGGAGTTTCTTATTTAAAAGAAAATTAG
- a CDS encoding ABC transporter permease, translating into MPAKLRDLLITNILAIVLGIVFSGLMLLFLGKNPLNAYGVLITSVVRDGYTFADIFVKATPLMFTALAFAFTFKANLFNIGAQGQFYIGAVIAAASSLFFQNLLPGWLVLIVTFLLTIAGSGIWGAFVGFVKARYNSNEFLVSMMSTYVALAIMNYLLRTFLMEGKGEYPQTDALAAFVWLPRIIPGTRLHLGFVLAVLACLGVWVLLYKTPLGYRIRAVGYNAGAAEMSGINGKRLYILAFFISGALAGLAGFTEVNGVQHMLVQGFNTDIGAAGIGIAILANGNPIGIIFASILFGALKVGGTIMGQMSGIPSSIIELMQGFVMVFVIIAYFIRARLENSREKRKLQKAVV; encoded by the coding sequence ATGCCTGCTAAACTAAGAGATTTATTGATTACCAACATTCTGGCGATTGTTTTAGGAATAGTCTTTAGTGGCTTGATGCTTCTTTTTCTTGGTAAAAATCCCTTGAATGCCTATGGGGTATTAATCACCTCAGTAGTCCGTGACGGCTATACCTTTGCTGACATATTTGTAAAAGCAACGCCTTTAATGTTCACGGCCTTGGCTTTTGCCTTTACCTTCAAGGCGAATCTATTTAATATTGGAGCCCAAGGGCAGTTTTATATTGGAGCGGTTATTGCAGCTGCCAGCTCTTTGTTTTTTCAGAACCTCTTGCCGGGCTGGTTAGTACTCATTGTTACTTTCCTGCTGACCATTGCCGGCAGTGGAATCTGGGGGGCATTTGTCGGCTTTGTAAAAGCCAGGTACAATTCCAATGAATTCTTAGTTAGCATGATGTCAACCTATGTGGCTTTGGCAATTATGAATTATCTGCTGCGGACATTTTTAATGGAAGGGAAAGGGGAATACCCTCAAACAGATGCTTTGGCCGCTTTTGTCTGGCTGCCGCGAATCATCCCCGGTACGAGATTGCATTTGGGTTTTGTTTTGGCAGTGCTGGCTTGCCTTGGTGTTTGGGTTTTGCTCTATAAGACTCCCTTAGGGTATCGCATCCGGGCCGTAGGTTATAATGCCGGGGCTGCGGAGATGTCCGGAATTAATGGCAAGAGACTCTATATCCTGGCGTTTTTTATCAGTGGAGCCTTAGCCGGACTTGCCGGATTTACGGAAGTAAACGGTGTACAACATATGCTGGTTCAGGGATTTAATACGGACATTGGGGCAGCCGGCATTGGTATTGCAATTTTAGCCAATGGCAACCCCATAGGTATTATTTTTGCTTCTATTTTATTTGGCGCACTGAAGGTTGGCGGTACCATCATGGGCCAGATGTCAGGGATACCATCCAGTATTATTGAATTGATGCAAGGCTTTGTGATGGTATTTGTCATTATTGCCTATTTTATCAGAGCCCGTTTAGAAAATAGCCGGGAAAAACGAAAGCTACAAAAGGCGGTGGTATGA
- a CDS encoding BMP family protein, with protein sequence MFKKRFKLIAAVLTVVMLVFMTGCSKTADSSDKKNAGDYKMVLILPGPINDQSWNATNYAGLVKSNETLGTKMEYVENVQAADYESTFRNYAERGYDLIMAAGTQFDEAANKVAPNYPKTTFCVVNGMVSKGANVAPIFPKEYEASYIAALMAGEVSKNGQFATIGGFPNKAMEHLLDVYETVAVDAAKERGIAGAKAVRAYANSWDDVALGKQMADTMIDNGADVMFVYANQVGLGAIQAAKEKGVKFIGFSGDQTTIDPNTVVGSVVFDFETFYVWAVQKFLDGSLDGNKVHEAGIAENIFKPVYTDNIGKDIQDKVAAGMEKVKKGEIDLTTMFKDK encoded by the coding sequence ATGTTTAAGAAAAGATTTAAATTGATAGCGGCTGTTTTAACTGTGGTAATGCTGGTTTTCATGACAGGATGCAGCAAAACAGCAGATTCTTCAGACAAGAAAAATGCGGGCGATTACAAAATGGTTCTTATTCTACCTGGGCCTATTAACGATCAAAGCTGGAATGCAACCAACTACGCCGGGCTGGTCAAATCCAATGAAACTCTGGGCACAAAAATGGAATACGTCGAAAACGTACAAGCTGCCGATTATGAGTCTACGTTTAGAAATTATGCAGAGCGTGGTTATGATTTAATTATGGCGGCAGGTACCCAATTTGATGAGGCAGCCAATAAGGTTGCTCCTAACTATCCCAAAACAACCTTTTGTGTAGTCAATGGCATGGTTAGTAAAGGTGCCAATGTGGCTCCGATTTTCCCAAAGGAATATGAGGCTAGTTATATAGCTGCTTTAATGGCAGGGGAAGTCAGCAAAAACGGTCAATTTGCCACAATTGGCGGTTTCCCCAATAAGGCTATGGAACATTTGCTGGATGTCTATGAAACGGTCGCTGTTGACGCTGCTAAAGAGCGCGGCATAGCCGGTGCAAAAGCAGTCCGTGCTTATGCCAACAGCTGGGATGATGTAGCTTTAGGCAAACAAATGGCCGATACCATGATTGACAACGGTGCTGATGTGATGTTTGTTTATGCAAATCAGGTTGGCTTAGGGGCTATTCAGGCTGCCAAGGAAAAAGGGGTTAAGTTTATCGGTTTCTCCGGAGACCAGACAACCATTGATCCCAATACCGTTGTAGGGTCTGTTGTCTTTGATTTTGAAACGTTCTATGTTTGGGCTGTTCAAAAATTCCTTGATGGAAGCTTAGATGGCAATAAAGTACATGAAGCGGGAATTGCCGAAAATATCTTCAAGCCGGTATATACAGACAATATTGGCAAGGATATTCAGGATAAAGTGGCAGCAGGCATGGAGAAAGTTAAAAAAGGTGAAATTGATTTAACCACAATGTTTAAAGATAAATAA
- a CDS encoding ABC transporter ATP-binding protein, which translates to METVFFELRGISKYFAKVVANKDVSFSIQRGEVLALLGENGAGKSTIMKILYGLYKADEGKLFKDGKEVKIHSPKEAMELGISMIQQHFSLVPAHTVTENIILGNVHGRIDQKRFQEEIKKLSELYGFDLDPNDYIRDLAVGVQQKVEILKALYQKANLLIMDEPTAVLTPQEAEKLMEFVRDFTAQGNSVIFITHKLKEVMSVADRIIVMRSGKVYGDLKKEETNEIELSKLMIGKDLNWVTKDDQQEVKQEVRLETQGVTVKDKSGINVLENISLTVRKGEILGIAGVSGNGQKELCEVVCGALLPASGRIFLDGEDITEKGIRARIDLGIGYVPADRSKDGMIMEMSIAENMMLKSSYAKKWNNYGFINQKALNQYTAQEIEEYAIKAPSGETIVRGLSGGNQQKVILAREVDNGEKVIVFDQPTRGLDLGAVNHIHQVILKERDKGKSIVLVSTELSEIFALSDRIAVLYKGQIQGVFKRTELTTEKIGLLMAGFREGEVSNNAC; encoded by the coding sequence ATGGAAACCGTATTTTTTGAACTTAGAGGGATCAGTAAATATTTCGCTAAGGTTGTTGCTAATAAAGATGTATCCTTTTCCATTCAAAGAGGTGAGGTGTTAGCTTTATTAGGAGAAAATGGCGCAGGCAAAAGCACGATTATGAAAATCCTTTACGGACTATATAAGGCGGATGAAGGGAAACTATTCAAGGATGGGAAAGAGGTGAAAATTCATTCTCCCAAGGAGGCTATGGAACTGGGAATCTCCATGATCCAGCAGCATTTTTCCCTGGTACCCGCCCATACTGTGACAGAAAATATTATTTTGGGTAATGTGCATGGAAGGATTGATCAGAAACGCTTCCAGGAAGAAATTAAAAAGCTGTCTGAGCTTTATGGCTTTGATCTGGATCCTAATGACTATATTCGTGACTTGGCCGTTGGTGTTCAACAAAAAGTAGAAATTCTAAAAGCCCTCTATCAAAAAGCCAATCTTTTGATTATGGATGAGCCCACGGCAGTTCTTACCCCTCAGGAAGCAGAAAAACTTATGGAATTTGTCAGAGACTTTACCGCCCAAGGGAATTCGGTGATTTTTATCACCCACAAGTTAAAAGAAGTAATGAGTGTTGCCGACCGGATTATTGTCATGAGGTCAGGAAAGGTTTATGGTGATTTGAAAAAGGAAGAGACGAATGAGATAGAATTATCCAAATTGATGATAGGCAAAGATTTAAATTGGGTAACCAAAGATGATCAGCAGGAAGTCAAACAGGAAGTGCGGCTGGAAACACAAGGTGTTACGGTCAAGGATAAGAGTGGAATCAATGTCCTGGAAAATATCTCTTTGACAGTCCGCAAGGGAGAAATTCTTGGAATTGCCGGTGTCAGCGGGAATGGACAAAAGGAACTCTGTGAAGTAGTATGTGGTGCCCTGCTGCCTGCCAGCGGGAGAATTTTCCTCGATGGAGAGGATATTACGGAAAAAGGCATAAGAGCAAGGATAGACTTGGGAATTGGCTATGTTCCTGCTGACAGAAGCAAGGACGGAATGATTATGGAGATGTCCATTGCCGAGAATATGATGCTTAAGAGCAGTTACGCTAAAAAATGGAACAACTACGGATTTATTAACCAAAAGGCGCTTAATCAATATACAGCCCAAGAAATTGAAGAGTATGCCATCAAGGCTCCTTCAGGGGAGACCATTGTCCGGGGCTTATCTGGGGGCAACCAACAGAAAGTGATTTTGGCGAGGGAAGTAGATAATGGCGAAAAGGTAATCGTCTTTGATCAACCGACAAGAGGGTTGGATTTAGGTGCGGTGAACCACATTCATCAAGTCATTCTTAAAGAACGCGATAAAGGAAAAAGTATTGTATTAGTATCAACGGAGCTGTCGGAGATTTTTGCTCTTTCCGATCGAATTGCTGTTTTGTATAAGGGCCAAATACAAGGGGTATTTAAACGCACTGAGCTTACCACAGAAAAAATTGGTCTTTTAATGGCTGGATTCAGGGAAGGAGAGGTGAGCAATAATGCCTGCTAA